A single region of the Streptomyces virginiae genome encodes:
- a CDS encoding MDR family MFS transporter → MSAARFVQLVRESVSGLPRAFWWLWTSTLVNRLGAFVATFMTLYLTLDRGYSATFAGLVVALHGLGGVISSLVAGVMTDRLGRRPTMLAAQSSTAFSVALLGFMEHPAAIAAVALLVGVTSNASRPAVAAMMADIVRPEDRVRAFSLNYWAINLGFAVSAMAAGLIAEYSYLAGFLGEAALTLACAVLVFVKLPESRPERAPDASAPADEEPAIGLGTVLRDGRFMGVVGLSFLISMIFTQGSVGLPVAMGAAGFTPGDYGLVVAGNGLLIVLLQIPVTWFIEHRDPQKLLVISALLAGYGFALTAFAGPLWAYALTVCVWTLAEIVNSPTQMGLVVRLSPVHGRGRYQGVYNLSWAVASLVAPLMAGFVIDRYGADLLWAATGVLGTVAAAGYWLLMRRLPAGDLGGAGDAGVAVAAGSPGTDGARVEAEVDVEVAGAAQVDAKPAAAAGVV, encoded by the coding sequence ATGTCCGCTGCTCGTTTCGTACAGCTCGTACGGGAGAGCGTCTCCGGGCTGCCCAGGGCCTTCTGGTGGCTCTGGACGAGCACCCTGGTGAACCGCCTCGGGGCCTTCGTCGCCACCTTCATGACCCTCTACCTGACCCTGGACCGGGGCTACTCGGCCACCTTCGCGGGCCTGGTCGTCGCCCTCCACGGGCTCGGCGGTGTGATCTCCTCCCTCGTCGCCGGTGTGATGACCGACCGGCTGGGGCGCCGGCCCACGATGCTCGCGGCCCAGTCCTCCACCGCCTTCTCGGTGGCGCTGCTCGGCTTCATGGAGCACCCGGCGGCGATCGCGGCCGTCGCCCTGCTGGTCGGCGTGACGTCGAACGCGTCCCGGCCGGCGGTCGCGGCGATGATGGCGGACATCGTCCGCCCCGAGGACCGCGTACGGGCCTTCTCGCTCAACTACTGGGCCATCAACCTCGGCTTCGCCGTCAGCGCGATGGCGGCGGGGCTGATCGCCGAGTACAGCTACCTGGCCGGCTTCCTGGGCGAGGCGGCCCTGACGCTGGCCTGCGCGGTGCTGGTCTTCGTCAAGCTTCCCGAGTCCCGGCCCGAGCGGGCGCCCGACGCGTCCGCCCCGGCCGACGAGGAGCCCGCGATCGGGCTGGGGACCGTGCTGCGGGACGGGCGGTTCATGGGTGTGGTCGGGCTGTCCTTCCTGATCTCCATGATCTTCACGCAGGGGTCGGTCGGGCTGCCGGTCGCGATGGGCGCCGCCGGGTTCACGCCCGGGGACTACGGGCTGGTCGTCGCCGGGAACGGGCTGCTGATCGTGCTGCTCCAGATCCCGGTCACCTGGTTCATCGAGCACCGTGACCCGCAGAAGCTGCTGGTGATCTCCGCGCTGCTGGCGGGCTACGGCTTCGCGCTGACGGCCTTCGCCGGACCCCTGTGGGCGTACGCGCTGACGGTGTGCGTGTGGACCCTGGCCGAGATCGTGAACTCGCCGACCCAGATGGGCCTGGTCGTGCGACTCTCGCCGGTGCACGGGCGCGGGCGCTACCAGGGGGTCTACAACCTGTCCTGGGCGGTGGCCTCGCTGGTCGCTCCGCTGATGGCGGGCTTCGTGATCGACCGGTACGGGGCGGACCTGCTGTGGGCGGCCACCGGTGTCCTGGGCACGGTGGCGGCGGCCGGCTACTGGCTGCTGATGCGCCGGCTCCCCGCGGGTGACCTGGGTGGCGCGGGTGACGCGGGTGTCGCCGTCGCCGCCGGGTCCCCGGGCACGGATGGGGCCCGGGTCGAGGCCGAGGTCGATGTCGAGGTGGCGGGCGCGGCTCAGGTGGACGCGAAGCCCGCGGCGGCGGCCGGGGTGGTGTAG
- a CDS encoding YbjN domain-containing protein — MADTAEIVESALTAAELDWESPQPGTYVVQLPGTRKLSTTCSLKVGRHSLSVNAFVIRHPDENEAGVHRWLLERNLKLYGMAYAVDRLGDIYLTARLPLSVVTPEELDRLLGTVLEAADGSFNTLLELGFASAIRREYEWRVSRGEPTFNLDAFKHLTRPS; from the coding sequence ATGGCTGACACCGCCGAGATCGTCGAGAGCGCGCTCACCGCCGCGGAGCTGGACTGGGAGAGCCCCCAGCCGGGGACCTACGTCGTCCAGCTCCCCGGCACCCGCAAGCTGAGCACCACCTGCTCGCTCAAGGTCGGCCGGCACTCGCTGTCGGTCAACGCCTTCGTGATCCGCCACCCCGACGAGAACGAGGCGGGCGTCCACCGCTGGCTGCTGGAGCGCAACCTCAAGCTGTACGGCATGGCGTACGCGGTGGACCGCCTCGGCGACATCTACCTGACGGCCCGCCTGCCGTTGTCGGTGGTCACCCCCGAGGAGCTGGACCGGCTGCTCGGCACGGTGCTGGAGGCCGCGGACGGCTCGTTCAACACGCTGCTGGAGCTGGGCTTCGCGAGCGCGATCCGGCGCGAGTACGAGTGGCGGGTCTCGCGCGGCGAGCCGACCTTCAACCTCGACGCGTTCAAGCACCTGACGCGCCCGTCGTAG
- the mshA gene encoding D-inositol-3-phosphate glycosyltransferase, translating into MSQYVSRLSGRLAAARATRHEPPRLRLPAVGHHRKPRRVAMLSVHTSPLHQPGTGDAGGMNVYIVELAKRLAAINIEVEIFTRATTGGLPPVVELAPGVLVRHVDAGPYEGLAKEELPAQLCAFTHGVMQAWAGHRPGYYDLVHSHYWLSGHVGWLAAERWGVPLVHAMHTMAKVKNAALAEGDTPEPAARVIGETQIVAAADRLIANTAEEADELVRHYEADPAKVAVVHPGVNLDRFTVGDGRAAARARLGLPPDAVIPLFAGRIQPLKAPDILLRAVAVMVDQDPSLRRRLFVPVVGGPSGSGLAKPEGLQKLAAKLGIADLVHFHPPVAQDGLADWFRAASVLVMPSYSESFGLVAIEAQAAGTPVLAAEVGGLPVAVDDGVTGLLVPGHDPVDYARELRRFVDEPALADRMGAEAARHAQFFGWDTAASGTADVYTAAIHDHRRRVRSHHG; encoded by the coding sequence TTGAGCCAGTACGTGTCCCGCCTCAGTGGCCGCCTCGCCGCCGCCCGTGCCACCCGCCACGAGCCGCCCCGGCTGCGTCTGCCGGCCGTCGGCCACCACCGCAAGCCGCGCCGCGTGGCCATGCTCAGCGTGCACACCTCACCGCTGCACCAGCCCGGTACCGGCGACGCCGGCGGCATGAACGTCTACATCGTGGAGCTGGCCAAGCGGCTCGCCGCCATCAACATCGAGGTCGAGATCTTCACCCGGGCCACCACCGGCGGCCTGCCGCCCGTGGTCGAGCTGGCCCCCGGCGTCCTCGTACGGCACGTGGACGCGGGCCCCTACGAAGGACTCGCCAAGGAGGAGCTCCCGGCCCAGCTGTGCGCCTTCACCCACGGCGTGATGCAGGCCTGGGCCGGCCACCGCCCCGGCTACTACGACCTCGTCCACTCCCACTACTGGCTTTCCGGCCACGTCGGCTGGCTCGCCGCCGAACGCTGGGGCGTCCCGCTCGTGCACGCCATGCACACCATGGCCAAGGTCAAGAACGCGGCGCTGGCCGAGGGCGACACCCCCGAGCCCGCCGCCCGCGTCATAGGCGAGACGCAGATCGTGGCCGCCGCCGACCGGCTCATCGCCAACACCGCCGAGGAGGCCGACGAGCTCGTGCGGCACTACGAGGCCGACCCCGCCAAGGTGGCCGTCGTCCACCCCGGCGTGAACCTCGACCGCTTCACGGTCGGCGACGGCCGGGCCGCCGCCCGCGCCCGCCTCGGCCTGCCGCCGGACGCCGTCATCCCCCTCTTCGCCGGGCGGATCCAACCGCTGAAGGCCCCCGACATCCTGCTGCGCGCCGTCGCCGTCATGGTCGACCAGGACCCCTCGCTGCGCCGCCGCCTCTTCGTCCCCGTCGTCGGCGGGCCCAGCGGCAGCGGCCTCGCCAAGCCGGAGGGCCTGCAGAAGCTCGCCGCGAAGCTCGGCATCGCCGACCTCGTGCACTTCCACCCGCCGGTCGCGCAGGACGGGCTCGCGGACTGGTTCCGCGCGGCGTCCGTGCTGGTCATGCCCTCCTACAGCGAGTCCTTCGGGCTCGTCGCCATAGAGGCCCAGGCCGCCGGCACGCCGGTGCTCGCCGCCGAGGTCGGCGGGCTGCCCGTCGCCGTCGACGACGGGGTCACGGGACTCCTCGTACCCGGGCACGACCCGGTGGACTACGCGCGGGAGCTGCGGCGCTTCGTCGACGAGCCGGCGCTCGCTGACCGGATGGGCGCCGAGGCGGCGCGGCACGCGCAGTTCTTCGGCTGGGACACCGCGGCGAGCGGCACGGCCGACGTCTACACCGCGGCCATACATGATCATCGCCGTCGCGTACGCTCCCACCATGGCTGA